Proteins found in one Anopheles aquasalis chromosome 3, idAnoAquaMG_Q_19, whole genome shotgun sequence genomic segment:
- the LOC126578472 gene encoding uncharacterized protein LOC126578472: MAKALHIMLTIVSMMMVVLARRIQLVNISPEQAQQYITQQSLDLAYAPKLGEHPVARTLYYNGRLIDNPDDYVEEEYSAKQFHGQDGLGRAMFGYSDHNQARLEARNANGEVRGSYQYVNPDGEDYIVHYWSDGLGFHQVDNRQIELPQPVQETPEVREARLAHLRAWEEAASLARANPDVSSDDGSYKGTFQGNGVEEDDDSEPMTALSNQHQSLIRYPSLPYTDHIAPESVEPLSDEGVVVEAVRSLTKRQSADSEAVLSDDQVTEPSGEPKGFFYSFDYPVQLIAETAAKRARDAAAGRAGSLTPEASVVVESKEPVPAAAAAQAPVDDRVSLKAVLSGEPLVDAVHDAQVSPKQKLQA, translated from the exons ATGGCGAAGGCGTTACACATCATGCTCACCATCGTCTCG atgatgatggtggtgctggcgcgcCGCATCCAGCTCGTCAACATCAGCCCCGAGCAGGCCCAGCAGTACATCACGCAGCAGAGCCTGGACCTGGCGTACGCACCGAAGCTCGGTGAGCATCCGGTGGCCCGGACCCTGTACTACAATGGGCGCCTCATCGACAACCCAGACGATTACGTTGAGGAGGAGTACAGTGCGAAGCAGTTCCATGGACAG GATGGTCTTGGAAGGGCGATGTTTGGATATAGTGACCACAATCAGGCCCGGCTAGAGGCACGCAATGCCAACGGCGAAGTCCGCGGTTCCTACCAGTACGTCAATCCGGACGGAGAGGATTACATCGTGCACTACTGGTCGGATGGACTCGGGTTCCATCAGGTGGACAACCGTCAGATCGAGCTTCCCCAGCCAGTGCAGGAAACACCGGAGGTGCGTGAAGCACGCCTGGCGCATCTGCGTGCCTGGGAGGAAGCGGCCAGTTTGGCACGAGCCAATCCGGATGTCTCGTCGGACGATGGTTCGTACAAGGGCACATTCCAGGGCAATGGCgtcgaggaggatgatgacaGTGAACCGATGACGGCGCTGTCCAACCAACACCAGAGTCTAATCCGCTATCCGAGCCTCCCGTACACGGATCACATTGCGCCCGAGTCAGTGGAACCGCTCAGCGATGAAGGAGTTGTCGTGGAAGCGGTCCGTAGTCTCACCAAACGGCAGAGCGCCGATAGCGAGGCTGTCCTATCGGACGATCAGGTCACGGAACCGTCGGGTGAACCGAAAGGTTTCTTCTACAGCTTTGACTATCCGGTTCAGCTGATAGCGGAAACGGCTGCCAAGCGAGcacgggatgctgctgccggtcgtgCTGGATCACTCACTCCTGAGGCATCGGTTGTTGTGGAGTCGAAggaaccggtaccggcagcggcagcggcacagGCACCGGTGGACGATCGAGTTTCGCTGAAGGCAGTGCTCAGTGGTGAGCCGCTCGTCGATGCCGTGCACGATGCGCAGGTCTCACCGAAACAGAAGCTTCAGGCTTAA